The stretch of DNA GGAACGGAGGAACCAATCTATTGGGGCTAATTTTACACTTTAGTAGAAGGGATGAGAGCAACTCTTTCGCCATCCTGCCCGTCAGCTAACTTCGTCGGCTAAAGCGAAGGAGGTCTGAAGACCACCTTTATTCAGGGGGCTTTTTTTGTGGTATTAATCATCGCGGAAAAGAGCAGCTTGAGCAACAATAGGTCTTTTTATTATGCCTATTTTTAGGGAAAGCAGCTTGGGAGACAGAACGCAAAGAGAGCAGTGATGCTTGCTGGGCGTTACGTAGACCAATGATGTCTTTTACTCTAACAAAACAGGAAGCATTTTTTCCTTTGTTTTTGTGCGGAGAAAAACGTCATTGGTCTTTTTTATTTTAAAAAGAAAGGGTTTTGATTATACAGCAGGCAAAATAATGATTGAATAAGTACTCAGCATTTAATTTAGGGGGATTTGTACGTAGTGATTAGAAAAATTATAAGTCAATTACGTTTGCGTATTGGTTCTGCAAGTATTGATCTTATATTAGACAAAGATGAATTTATGCCCGGAGAAAAAGTGACCGGATACTTTTCTCTTAAAGGTGGACGGTTTGAGCAAAAAATCAATAGGCTCGAATGTGATTTGGTGGTAACAGATGAACAAAAAAAGGAAGAGAAATTCACTGAAAGTGCTTTAACTAGATTGATGTCAAAACCAATTAGCTCAAAAGAATCGAGCCGAATTCCATTTACTTTCCAATTGCCAAGCACATTAGATACTTCATCTAATAAGTTTTCGTATCGGTTTCGTACCAAACTAGTTTTTAGTGATGGAACTAAGCGTGTTGATCATGATCAAATTAAAATCCTAACAAAAAAAAATCTAGTCAATAGTTGATCAAAACAGTAGTTGGGGCCGAAGATTATTGATTTTCAGATTGGTTGTTATTATCTTTTGATTCAGGCGCATTGAGTTTGCTATTAGGGCTAAATCCTTGGTACAAAAGCCAAGCTATTGCAATAAAGGCTCCAATAAAAAATAAGAGAAAAAATGTGTTTTGAGTAAAGATGATAATCCCTCCTAAAACGTTCTTTATTATAAGGGTGACCATTTTTAGGCTGATTATTCATAAGATGTTTTTAAATGCGTGCTGATTATTTTAGGTTTATAAACATTTAATGATAGGCATATAATAATGCTCGTAAATCACAATTTGATATCGGCCAAATCTCAAGCAATTGAGAACGGAGGACCCACTATTTTGGGGTTAATTCTGCACTTGCAGAAGGGATGAGATACTCTTTCGCCATCCTACCCGTCAGCTAACTTCGTCGGCTAAAGCGA from Domibacillus sp. DTU_2020_1001157_1_SI_ALB_TIR_016 encodes:
- a CDS encoding sporulation protein, coding for MIRKIISQLRLRIGSASIDLILDKDEFMPGEKVTGYFSLKGGRFEQKINRLECDLVVTDEQKKEEKFTESALTRLMSKPISSKESSRIPFTFQLPSTLDTSSNKFSYRFRTKLVFSDGTKRVDHDQIKILTKKNLVNS